AAATGTAACATGTTGGCATATTTAAGTGTTGTTAATTCTCACTCTGATTTCCTTGACTCTGGGGCTCTCCTTTGTTGTTGCCGCATCAATCCCATAAACTGTTGTTTGGATGAATGTGTAGAAGTTGAAGAGGGTTGCATCGTaggacacagcaaacacaaagTGCGCCTTAAAAAGTTCATCGAAGGCAGCCACTGCAGTCTGTGCCACACAAGGATTGGGCTTCTGATCCAGGATGATGTAGAACTTCTGAATACGGCTCTTCTTCTCTCCAACGCTGAGGAGGAAGGGCTGTGCAGATTCAACTTTTCCAAGGAATGTCGCCATGCTTGTCCCCACCTAAGATTAAAAGACAGCACATGGTGGGGTTTTAGTCCCTCACTAGCAACAAATTAAGAACATTTTCCACCTTCCTTTAACTGTGAACATGCCATAAAAGGGGATGCGACTTGCAAGGAAACTCCTGTGAGCTTAAGTGAAAAGATCAGTTCTAATGGGCTCATACAATTCTTTGTGCCATTATTTTCCCATAACCaactttttgttccattttgtcataaaattaaCCCTGATCTCTCCCATCCCCTCCAAAAATAACTATAAATTTATAATACAAATAATGCCAAATAATgactttacattttacagtctTGTAAAAAGGAGATCAATTTACAGTAAGTGAAGCACAATAATTCATGTCAAAAACATACCTTCATGAACTTCACAAGACGATCAGCTGCCTCAGTTGCActaatttttacatgtttcttcCCTTTGGCGGTTAGAGGCAAGAGATGAACCAGCAGGAGAATGGCTGCCAAGTCGCTATCCCATTCTGATAAAATCATAACAAGCCATGTTGAGAATGCATACATAGAAAAGACtgttgaacatatttatttatcaatacATACCATAATCACTTGATTCCTCCTGAGCAGACAGAAGGTCATCCAGGTGAACGCTCTGTCGAAGGCTTTTGCTGACAGTGATGACCTTTGGTTTGTAGAACGTTGGCCATCTTGCAATGAACTTCCCCGAGAGGTCTTCTCCAAAGAGCATGATGAAGTCCTGCTCAAtctaacagaataaaaaataccaTTAAAAAACCCAATTCAAAAGTTGGGTAAAAGTATTTCCCACCTTGACACAACTCACATCTTTTACCATCTTGCTGTCAGGTGGTCCTTCAGCCAGTCGTCATCTCTGTGCTTTGGTTGTTCTCTGTGATCACTGTAGAAGATGAGATCGTTGAGCTTGGAGATTGAACTGACAAGGCTGACCCATCTTCAGAACTGAAGGAAGCGTCTGTTACCTCACTCTCGTCAACGGCGCCCACTGTATAAAGTTTAGAAGACTCATTAgcaaacaacttaaaattaacttcagatttatatatttttaaaatgcattagaaGGAACActtgttttaatgcttttaaatctTACCAAAGTGTTAGTTACTACTTTGAAAGACAATGTAGCAGACCTCAGGAGTTCATCAAAAATATCAGCATCCACATCAACTCCAGAAGATTCCTTCAGGTCTACACAGATTTCACTTGCCAAattgaatttaacatgaacTGGAAGGAAACAAATATACTAATCTTAACATGCTCATTATAGCATATGGTTAGAACTGGTAAGAGTCAATTACAttcataatttgaaaatatttagaataacATTTTCAGACAACGAACTGGTGGTTGAAAtagtacattttatctttaatgtTCCCCATATTGTTTGACATAAccgtttttatgaaaaataatgacataatTATTACTTGAACAAGGACAGGGGTTGGTTAATAAGCATTCGGGCATAATTTATGATAAACTACCTTAAGCTCACTTAATTTAATGGCAGCTGCCACAACATATTTAGTACTCAACTTACCCTCGAGCATGAATTTCAAGTAATCATAGCAGTCATCCGTCACTGGAACCCGAACCCATTTCTGGACGGTCTGATACTCCACTTGAACCAGCATTTCTGCATAACAAAAAAGGGACACGGTCCAAGCTTTGCCACCTTACAGATATTTTAAACCAACCCTTTATCACTTCCACTATCACTTTGAACACGTCAGCTCTGTCAACTATATACACTTCATCCAAGCTAGAGTGttgagctagctagctagtcaGAATCTGCTACCGTTTGCAAAGTTAGCTTTTTAGATACACACATCGCcaatatttcaaataatacagaaatacaaGTATTATCCatggtttaaaatgacaactaGAACTTACCAAATACAACCCCTGGCAAAAAGTATGGAATCACCAGTCGTGGATGAGCActcattcagacatttcatgctgtaaaacaaactcagaccAAAAACATGATACAATATTAAGGTCGTTCCAAAGTGCAACTTGTTGGCTTTCAGGAAcactcaaagaaatgaagagaaaatattgtGGAAGTCAGTGAATGATACTTTTATTGACCAAGcacagggaaataaatatggaatcactcaattctgaggaaaaaagtgtgGAATCACTCAAATtggaggtagaaaaaaaaggacacacCCAGTCTATTTCCTTTCCCTAAATGGACACCTGCCCCAGATTAGATGTGCCCGTTAGTGTGCAGTtcaaaacacctgcagtcaTGACACCTTGGAGGGCTGCTGGACGACGTGGAGTGGTGAGAACCATGGCTCCAACAAGAGAAATGTCCCTTGAAACAAAAGAGAGGATTGTGAAACTTCTTGAAGAAGGTAACCCTTCACGCATGGTTGCTAAAGATGTGGGCTGTTCACAGTCAGCTGTATCCAAGATATGGACCAAATACAAACAGCATGGAATGGTTGTTAAAGCCAAGCGTACTGGTAGACCAAGAAAGACATCAAAGCGTCAAGACAAACAACTTAAGGCCATTTGTCTTGAAAACCGAAAAAGTACAACTAAACAGATGAAGCATAAATGGGAGGAAGTTGGAGTCAATGTATGTGACCGAACCGTAAGAAATCGCCTAGAGGAGATGGGATTTCAATACAGGAAAGCTAAACGAAAACCAGCATTGACACCTAAACATAAAAGAACGAGACTCCAATGGGCTAAGGAGAGGCAATCATGGACTGTGGATGACTGGATGAAAGTTGTCTTCAGTGATGAGTCAAGAATCTGCATTGGACAAGGTGATGATGCTGGAACTTTTGTTTGGTGCCGTTCCAGTGAGATTTATGAAGAGGCCTGcctgaagaaaacaaccaaatttcCACAGTCCTTGATGATATGGGGCTGCATGTCAGGCAAAGGCACTGGGGAGATGACTGTGGTTAATTCTTCTATCAATGCACAAGTTTACATTGACATTTTGGACAGTTTTCTCATCCCTTCAATTGAACGGATGTTTGGTGATgatgaaataattttccaagatgacaatgcatCGTGCCATCGGGCAAAAACAGTGAAGGCATTCCTTGAAGAAAGACACATTCAGTCGATGTCATGGCCTGCAAATAGTCCAGATCTCAACCCAATTGAAAACCTGTGGTGGAGATTGAAAAAAATGGTCCACAAGAAGGGTCCAACCAGCAAAGCTGATCTGGCAACTGCTATCACAGAGAGTTGGCACCAAATTGATGCAGAATACTGTTTGTCACTCATCAAGTCCATGCCTCAAAGACTGAAAGCTGTTATAAAAGCCAAAGGTGGTGCAACTAAATACTAGTGATGTATTTTGAATGGTCTTTTGTTTATGCGTTTTTCATGATTCCatacttttttcctcagaattgagtgattccatatttatttccctgtgTTTGGTCAATAAAAGTATCATTCACTGACTTCcacaatgttttctcttcatttctttgagtgTTCCTGAAGGCCAACAAGTTGCACTTTGGAACGACCTTAATATTGTATCATGTTTttgatctgagtttgttttacagcatgaaatgtctgaatgagTGCTCATCCAAGACTGGTGATTCCATACTTTTTGCCAGGGGTTGTATAACAGAATTCAAATTTACCGTTCGCCTAGATTTGGCAAAACGGCGGGACCTTGAATTTGGTGGATTTTCCATGCAAAATGGGTTGAATATCGTGCACTCTTTGAAGTCTCAAACTAAAAAGCACATTTCCAACGAAACAATGGTCATGTATGAATATTTAGCTCACCTTTAGGAAAGAATTGTGTCTTCCGTGTGCGAAATGAAGCCGTACCGACCGACTGGCTGGTGGCGTGACGACAGAAAGTAGAACGTGCTCTGCAGCCGTTACGCGAAGGCGGGGCTTAAGCAACACCAACCAATTAACACTGGAATTTAACAACGCAAATATTACGGAGTTTACACTTCCAGTGTTATTTTAAAGCTGTGTGGTGTCAAAACAACACTCTCATTCTTTATTTAACACTACACCTGAGATTTTAACACTGGCATTTTTACTGtgtggagttaaaactcacctgatcagatctttgcttctccttctgttcacacaaaccgagtcggaacgaactggacccgattctccagaacttgaaccggacccacctgaggctccgccccctctcacagcagaggtgtgttgctaatgagaagaatcctgtctgatcatcactaccaggaaataaatggaaaataacaaccagttcacatttcagtttaaagattatttatgtttaaacatttcaagattttttttccatgactatttcattaaattaataaagattttcaagttgatcagattcagttttatctataaagacttttataaaatagccaaagctgcaccaagtttctgctcagcaacacaataaaccactaataatagtttctgcttgttctaatcctcagcgctcacgtagcagagctcacttcatttaagcctcctgcctctgactccccagaggatccatcactctgcgtctctgaggtctgagtccgggtccagaaaattatctttacacccgtctggccccccggcactgcagaacaggacattacctgtccagatcgctaccaaaacattgacaaaaaaacagaaatataaaatacagcggacctaattcaaacctaattcaacatttataaagaatcctatgtcctttttacgtgcaccccttcaaataaagtcttaccaaatttacttccttgcaacaacattgttttaaataatatcacaccctggttcacttacacctgcttagttgtttatgctgtggattaatttcacattgtaaataaaacatcagcaaaacaagaagtgaacactcacctgatccagacgctgctctgctgctgcatggagtctgaaccggttctgatccaaacctgactagagctgacacacctgaggctccgccccctgacccagCTGAGGCTCCGCCTCCGTCCAGGTGataataaacacctttattttcatgttttcctttgtatgagttgagctgtaaaactttaggtcagatttgaactttttcaggtttttctcagttttctgctcatttccaaccaacattttattgcaggaaatcatttcaggaaggaaccagaagattcaggagtctgggagatgtgactgtaaccgacctgaacactgaggccccagagcgccccctgcaggatctgctgcaccattaactagacagaaatggcagttttatacaagttattattctaattcaatagctgatttcATTAATCGAGTTTTGagtgaaaagattgattctcatctgttttattaaaaaaacatcttcagtctgaatactgcaaaaataaactgctggctaaattagtagcttaaagctgaaatcaacttgagatgtttctgcttttactaatttaagctgtgaaactaaatgtgaaaacttataatacagcaaaaatggcatggaggattaaaatgaaggtttagttattatatgtgtacacagtcagctgcataaaaatacacaaagatttttttaaaactttatttggtcgttaaacatccagcaacccacattgcattagaagaattatgaaaatcaaacatgaaccaatcagcacattatcccagtgattctctgaggtttgaataaatcagtaaaatcacagtaaagagcctgaagttctctagaaaactcaaaacatgaaatatggatgTTATTGGTCTCACTAGATACTCGCACTAGCTATCCAAACAGCTAAACAATCttgaaagatgaagaaaatcctGACGGCGATGACTGGTTAATAAAGTTTACTTCAGTGATAGTTCAATaattttcttctccttcctttTTTGTGAAACTGTAACATACAGAAATGCAATGTATTACAATCTAGGCTTTACAGAgcgatacaaataaaataaaggaccAACATGGCATTGACTTTCAATGAAATGAGGATGTTAGCTAGCGATTAGCAACAAAAATTAGCATATGAAAACGGACTCATTAGCATAATAATAACGGGCTATAAACATACAACTTTTCACAATACCATCATATTATGTAACATTACAGGTGTCTTAATATTATTATCAAGTAATACTCACAGACAATGCTTTAACAAACACCAAGAAAGAACTAGGAGGAGTGTGGAGCGGCCATTGATTCTGGGCAAAGCACTTCCTGTCCATATTCTTCTTCTACTATTAACTTAAACAATAACTTAAACGCCACAAGGTGGCGTATTTCAACTAATAATAACACTAGCAATATTATACACAATAAACATAAcaatggagttaaaaaagtaaaaaccaaaacaaactgagagaaattaaagctgagaaccaatgatgacgtaaaacttcaagatttagcttttacaatgaacataaaatatataaaatctttttttttccaggttccacatgttcctgaaaactgctctaagatcagagtttctgtaggacatccagttctaaactggttaaactggtttctctgatggaagctgaagtttctctgcagtttccagtaaagcatctttttatctgtggagctttgaggaacattttcatgtcagcagaaggaagaagcagcagagaaaagaggtttgaagtgtctttcatggcttcaaagctgaactgaaaatgattcccatgtttccattctcagaccatttctggttccaggatgaaaatgaatcagagagaaaaaagatcaactttccagttgaatccagttcagatcaaaactccatgaagcctctaaatggagcccagtttgaattggatctttattgatccaaagagacaaacaatatcagacactaaatgacagacacgagaaaataaacgggaggaaaatcttggaggtcagaggtcatcatcatgatccagtcagagtctctttagactcaaactgctgcagcttcaacctctgaggatcagcaggacactgagaccattctctacttcacagagatcagaacctgcagagagaagaaggaaggagagagcagatcagtgagtgtttccagcctctctccagcagcagtcagtgacgcagcacatccactagatggtttccaggctgcagtcagactgatctcagagctgtgagcaagatgaacctgatcagttgtttcctgttgaactgagagaacaaacagatctgagatcagatctgctgctgccacagtttgatggatgaggaccactgtctctagacatgttggacggctggacgctggagtccagctggacttcctggagacatggacacagcaacaacactcatcttcacaccaacacaaacataggaacacagcaagctgctgctcctctgattggctgattgctgtctctgtgtccaatcaggaagcctgaaccattctcctcccactgagaagctgcagctttactgggaacactggatctttgctttgatgctaactgggtttagttcaatatgctgacaggagctggactcactacaaacatttacttaccaAACAATCTTTACaagattcttcagctgctgaacatctgaatcTTTCAGGTTGTTTCCTGTCAGGTCCAGTCCtgtcagacgggtcgggttggacttcagagttgaggtcaaataatcacagctgatctttgacaaactgcatttcttcaatctgaataaagaataaaagatgtgagctgaagccaacaggatgcaggttaaccagtccaacagaaccagttaaagattctcatcaatattaatgccaacaagctgctgcttcaataaagacctgctgacttcagaaccagaaccagaaccagaacctggtactgggtcatgttgtgttggaggattttagtcagtaaaatcattccaggttctgatcaaagtgttgaagtcattgattattgatttgttcctgtcagattccaggaattcacttttctagactgggttgaatgacctttgacctgcttcacatgagggggatttctacacactgggggtccgaatgctgtcctgttctgacctcaggtcagcaggtccaactcagttacacagagggactaaattaaactctggatccaagtccaggaacaaactcagaaaatatttattagaacagaagaaattaatttgatttatgatcaattatatataattattcacagaattatcaataattatagaATTACATACatcaatgtctccagtctgcagccttcagtctgtagaaaaccacagagctccttcactacAGAATCTCCCAGGTTGGTTTCgatcaggtccagttctgtcagacgggtcggtttggacttcagagctgagaacagagaagtccagctggtctctgacaaactgcaggtccacaatctgaataaagaataaaagatgtgagctgaagccaacaggatgcaggttaaaactgaaacatgaacaaataaataataaaaatgtagaaaattaatttccctgaatgtaaaagaaacatgatgaactgattctaacatctgatccagtcaaactggtttaaagagtccaaaccagcagaaccagaacatttgatcaataaagaaactcaaagttttctatcagcctggatgagttgagctatttctgctggttcttgatcatcagctggagacccgacttggtaactggatcagaaccactcagtttattcattaatggccttgggttcttattaaagctgctgaaagccaatggaggccattatttcctaaggagacgtgacctgatgaagcatcatcacagagacgaggctccaaccgactgacagctgtcagactgaagaggacggttcctctctgacccggcccaacagaaccacagcttcaggacaaagctgaggaacctgctgctgctgctgcaaacctcactttcattcatttcatctagatttgcttttctacaatcagtcatttcttagatttggtcattaatgatgatttgaacttgtcagtgtttgtggctcgactctggaggaacaacatttcattctggatgtaaagatgagaatcagaaatgagaaataaaacaatctgaatctttaccaaaccaaactgaaacatctccatcattaatttacatcatttgaattattttactcattttgttcatcagtaaaaaacattttaaagtaaaaaactgaaaaacaaagttcaataatctcaaagtctgaaataagaaaaaaatatatatataaggtaaaaagttttagagattttattctgacatttaaacaggttgttatgaaataaaatatattagaataaaagcattaattaaactaatgtttaaagtataaatgaatgattttattgtataaataaagaaaacaaacctcagattcttcactttactgactgaactctccaggatctcaagCAGACgcttcagatcagagtctccacCTTCATGTATGttgatctgatttatttccagttcagtcagatctgggttggacttcagagccgaggccaaaacttcaTATTCAGCCTTTCGGAGCCAACAGCCAacaagtctgtgattagagaagaaataaattcagttctaatgaaatcaatctggatcataaacagactaaaatatgataacagtgatgtcatcatctgatcaacatctgatcttcaatttactgagtttgaccccacagagaatctgtgcagttcctggttaaagtccaggttctggttctggtccaggcttcatgtcctcagaccttcagctgcagtcagatgttgaagatcttctatcatctgtgaaggaaagttcagttttctctgcagcatctgatggagctgcagcatcagagcctcaaaggagctgaagcagctgatgaagaggctgactgagctgatgaaggaaactactggagatgatggagaggaggaggaactgctcacagctcggacttggactagaccgtttggctcagaggaacaaaggtttggatgttagaagaaattgttgctaaactcttaaagagctgaagaccaaaacagagcgtttgggtccagcagcatttttcatggtgaagcagcgaaagttctccagtaactagaagaggctgggatgtctaaagagttgaagctcatgtctctccaggtcttcatggctaacagcttcaacaaaagctgcagatgaagagttgatgaggaaaatggttccagctctggaagcagagttctcagagctttgggaggatctgacagaaactaggactttttctggagccagacaacaatcaccacattttgctctcatttacaaactcagaggaaactagtgggaggagaaaaagttggttcactaagtttctaactggtttccatgacaacagcagcaattattgtGGTTATTTGaaagtgtccatcaaacctaaacagtgattttataaaaaaaaaaaaaaaagacaaagatcctaaaaggagtagcggctcaatgagtgaagaggagtttaaagtgtaaaagtctctctggctgattggatctttcagacaaaatagatttttttctagagttcagggttttctattcatttaaacatgaaaactgataaaaagataaatatttttaaaatgatcaaaatgtctaaaaccagaagctgcagctgtcctggatgagctgaatgtttagatggttgaatggctgaaatagtccagaggatgaaggaagaagttaaagaccaaaaacatccagaagcaacttgaagaagaagaagaaacaggaggacaatagagctgaatcagcattcacacaatgaaaacatctggactcaccgagcctttctgcagttcctcacagctggaaccagtctcagtcgtccatctgatgatgtgttgtacttcttcaggtccaactcatccagaacctctgacatctgcagcatgaaggccagagaTGAACATTCAGTCACTGAGAGCTGcttccctgaatccagcagccgttggatctgctgataaaatgagacgtcgttcatctccaccagacagtagaagatgttgattCTTCTGTCAGGAGAGATTCTATCAGTGTTCCTCTTCTTCAGGTTGatgatgattctctggatggtttctggactgttctctgtctgacccagcagatcttctaagagtctctggttggactccacagtgagaccatgaaggaagcggacaaacaggtccaggtggccatttttactgctgagggatttcttcatgactttcttcatgaactcatctagagatgtttctctgtatttttctcccagaaacgtcttgatcacctctgacttcctgctggtgaaacagtggagcatgtagactgcagccagaaactcctggatgctcagatgaacaaaggagtagacggagatgtcgcacgtccctctctctcttttaaacatttcagtgaacactcctgagaacaacgcagcatctttgatgttgatgccgcactttttgagctctttgtcatagaagatcaggtttccctccagcagctgctcaaaagccagttttcctagagactcaatcagcttcttgttctctggactccagattgatcttgtcttttttcctccatcatacttttccttcttgattgcgaagttaacctccaggaatgctatgtacatctcagtcagagtctttggcagtttttctccctctctggtcttcatcacatcctccagaactttagcagtgatccagcagaaaactgggatgtgacacatgatgtggagactttttgatttctggatgtgggagatgatcctgctggccttctcttcatcatctctgaatctcttcctgaagtactcctccttctgggggtcagtgaaccctctgacctctgttgccatgccgacacactcagcagggatctgattggctgctgcaggtcgtgtggttatccagaggagagcagagggaagcagtttcctcctgatgaggtttgtcaccagaacatccactgagctggactctgtaacatcagtcaggatcggattgttcttgaaatccagagtaaatcgactttcatccagaccatcaaagatgaacagaacctggaacgtttcaaagctgctgatttctttggttttagaaaataatttatgaatcagtcctaataagctgaacttttcttctttcaacatattcagcactctgaaagtgaatggaaatatgaaatcaatgttctggttggttttgccttcagcccagtccagagtgaacttctgtgttaacagtgttttcccaatgccagccactcccatggtcatcactgttctgattggttgatctcttccaggtgggactttaaagatgtcttctcttctgattgttgtttcttgtttcctggatgctgtttcaatgtgtctgacctcatgttcctggttgacctctctagttaacccctctgtgatgtggagctctgtgtagatctggttcagaacggtttgatttccagcttcagcgacgccttcaaagagactctggaacttcttcttcagagacgctttatggtcactctgacactgaatatcaaaatctgaagaaagagacaaagacaggagaggagacacttcagctgaacataaggaaaacaataattttttgatattctcagagacaatttgtgcatcagctttaatggatgagaaaaaagtaaatcaataaataaaaagcccaaattttataaaaactctgcatggtaAGAAGAACGAAAGTCACGACTTAAAGTTAAAGTTGCTGCTGTTGATTCATTGGgatgtaaagttttatctttcaaatcTATTTCAGCTCTcagtgtttgaaaaatattaacaccattaaaaagcaacagaaaacacctttctctaaacaagtttaaaaatatagaaaatctatatggaaattgaaaaatattcaagaaatatggactttaaacaagcttctatatcttccTGAGACtttatctgtatatttttatcttatttcaag
This region of Xiphophorus hellerii strain 12219 chromosome 24, Xiphophorus_hellerii-4.1, whole genome shotgun sequence genomic DNA includes:
- the LOC116716301 gene encoding NLR family CARD domain-containing protein 3-like, whose product is MEDPDLKKNRAESPGSISPSMRSDASKQKPPEFSTEPRPSDIKGQNHRWRAEPPGSSCPSMRSDASKKKPSDFSTEPGPSEPERSFGEEEHPSCCALGQNVLMDPVCTICPQCGKRPRTGSGLLTANQSSCAPDFDIQCQSDHKASLKKKFQSLFEGVAEAGNQTVLNQIYTELHITEGLTREVNQEHEVRHIETASRKQETTIRREDIFKVPPGRDQPIRTVMTMGVAGIGKTLLTQKFTLDWAEGKTNQNIDFIFPFTFRVLNMLKEEKFSLLGLIHKLFSKTKEISSFETFQVLFIFDGLDESRFTLDFKNNPILTDVTESSSVDVLVTNLIRRKLLPSALLWITTRPAAANQIPAECVGMATEVRGFTDPQKEEYFRKRFRDDEEKASRIISHIQKSKSLHIMCHIPVFCWITAKVLEDVMKTREGEKLPKTLTEMYIAFLEVNFAIKKEKYDGGKKTRSIWSPENKKLIESLGKLAFEQLLEGNLIFYDKELKKCGINIKDAALFSGVFTEMFKRERGTCDISVYSFVHLSIQEFLAAVYMLHCFTSRKSEVIKTFLGEKYRETSLDEFMKKVMKKSLSSKNGHLDLFVRFLHGLTVESNQRLLEDLLGQTENSPETIQRIIINLKKRNTDRISPDRRINIFYCLVEMNDVSFYQQIQRLLDSGKQLSVTECSSLAFMLQMSEVLDELDLKKYNTSSDGRLRLVPAVRNCRKARLVGCWLRKAEYEVLASALKSNPDLTELEINQINIHEGGDSDLKRLLEILESSVSKVKNLRLWTCSLSETSWTSLFSALKSKPTRLTELDLIETNLGDSVVKELCGFLQTEGCRLETLILKKCSLSKISCDYLTSTLKSNPTRLTGLDLTGNNLKDSDVQQLKNLVKIVCPAFA
- the LOC116716300 gene encoding uncharacterized protein LOC116716300; its protein translation is MVKDVSCVKIEQDFIMLFGEDLSGKFIARWPTFYKPKVITVSKSLRQSVHLDDLLSAQEESSDYEWDSDLAAILLLVHLLPLTAKGKKHVKISATEAADRLVKFMKVGTSMATFLGKVESAQPFLLSVGEKKSRIQKFYIILDQKPNPCVAQTAVAAFDELFKAHFVFAVSYDATLFNFYTFIQTTVYGIDAATTKESPRVKEIRS